From the genome of Pseudomonadota bacterium, one region includes:
- a CDS encoding thiamine phosphate synthase, with the protein MVASNADSAASPLPGRALPRLMLVWSPVAAPPLHADWGGPTRPFAVIGAAVDAGLRLLQLRGRELPGDERRRAAQTLRERFPALELLINDDPALARELGSGLHLPERAALPVDWPPAARWGRAVHGVEAAQEAACAGAHFVVLGTIFPTPSKPGHPGAGLKLVAAVHAAVATPIYAIGGIDAATAPTLRAAGAHGVAVQRAILDAPDPAAATAALLSALA; encoded by the coding sequence ATGGTTGCAAGCAACGCTGATAGCGCCGCCTCGCCCCTCCCGGGGCGCGCCTTGCCGCGGCTGATGCTGGTCTGGAGCCCCGTCGCCGCGCCCCCCCTGCACGCCGATTGGGGGGGCCCGACGCGACCCTTTGCCGTGATCGGCGCCGCCGTCGACGCCGGCCTGCGCCTCCTGCAGCTCCGGGGCCGGGAGCTGCCGGGCGACGAGCGACGACGGGCGGCGCAGACGCTGCGCGAGCGCTTTCCCGCGCTCGAGCTCTTGATCAACGACGATCCGGCGCTCGCGCGGGAGCTGGGCAGCGGGCTGCACCTGCCCGAGCGCGCTGCCCTGCCGGTGGACTGGCCGCCAGCCGCGCGGTGGGGCCGGGCCGTGCATGGCGTGGAGGCGGCGCAGGAGGCCGCCTGCGCGGGTGCGCACTTCGTCGTGCTCGGGACGATCTTTCCCACGCCGAGCAAGCCCGGCCACCCCGGCGCCGGCCTGAAACTCGTCGCGGCCGTGCATGCGGCCGTGGCCACGCCGATCTACGCCATCGGTGGCATCGACGCGGCGACGGCGCCGACCTTGCGCGCCGCTGGCGCCCATGGCGTGGCCGTCCAGCGCGCGATCCTCGACGCCCCGGATCCCGCCGCCGCCACCGCGGCCCTGCTCTCCGCCCTGGCCTAG